Proteins encoded together in one Lathyrus oleraceus cultivar Zhongwan6 chromosome 5, CAAS_Psat_ZW6_1.0, whole genome shotgun sequence window:
- the LOC127082414 gene encoding uncharacterized protein LOC127082414: protein MVNDLQKTIDTLWMEVVWASDEVEYGQRLHQLEQACVDYSGFMNYVKDTWLTPHRHRFVGAWINRVLHLGNTTTNRVESAYWKLKQMLGNNIGDMVKCWEAMNNNLRLQLGNIRASFQKSFYEVEHAHISPFYGYLYGSVSRAALRRIAEELLRVDYVRTNRKICGCTLRTSYGLPCACELGRYALGGIPIPIDVVHVHWRKLTMEVELEVGADDGLEVDMTCAMDELWKRFRSLDVIGKRALKSRAIRA, encoded by the exons atggtgaatgacctgcaaaagacgatagacacattatggatggaagttgtttgggctagtgatgaggttgagtatggtcaacggttgcatcaacttgagcaagcatgtgttgattatagtggatttatgaattatgtgaaagacacatggttgactccacatagacatagatttgttggagcatggattaatcgagtgctacatttgggtaacacaacgactaatcg ggttgaatctgcttattggaagttaaagcagatgttaggaaacaatataggtgacatggtcaaatgttgggaagctatgaataacaacttgaggttacaactgggaaacattagagcttcttttcaaaagagtttttacgaagttgagcacgcgcacataagtcccttttatggttatttgtatggttccgtatctcgagctgctttgagacgtattgctgaagagttattgagagttgattatgttaGAACTAACAGgaaaatatgtggttgtactcttagaacatcttatgggttaccttgtgcttgtgagttaggaagatacgcactaggtggtataccgatacccatagatgttgttcatgttcattggaggaaactaactatggaagttgagttagaggtagGTGCAGATGATGGATTAGAGGTGGATATGACTTGTGCAATGGATGAACTGTGGAAAcgatttaggtcattagatgttattGGGAAAAGGGCATTAAAGAGTAGG GCAATCCGTGCATGA